The Mycobacterium haemophilum DSM 44634 sequence CAAATGGTTGATCGAAGGGCCAGCGCATTTGCGGGGTGAACAGATCGATAATGCGGGCAACGCCGCGATCCAGGCGCTGCACAACAACCAAGCGAAGTTGACCAGCGGTGCACTGTCCACTGCGGCCGCCATCACCGAGCTGGTGACGGCGGCGGTGCTGGTGCTGTTCACGCTGATTTTCTTCCTGTACGGCGGCCGCGATATCTGGCAGTACGTCGCCAAGATCGTCCCGGCCAATGTCCGTGACAAGGTGCTGGAGGCCGGCCGCGCCGGATACGGGTCGCTGATCGGCTACGTGCGGGCCACGTTCCTGGTGGCCCTGACCGATGCGGCCGGTGTGGGCGCGGGGTTGGCGATCATGGGTGTGCCGCTGGCGCTGCCGTTGGCTTCATTGGTGTTTCTCGGCGCCTTCATCCCGCTGGTCGGTGCGGTGATCGCCGGCTTTTTGGCCGTGGTGGTCGCCCTGCTTGCCAAAGGAATCGTCTACGCACTGATCACGCTCGGTTTGCTGGTCGCGGTAAACCAAGTCGAGACCCATTTGCTGCAGCCGTTGGTGATGGGCCGTGCGGTCTCGATTCATCCGCTCGCGGTGGTGCTCGCTATTTCCACCGGCGGCGTGCTCGCGGGGATCGTTGGCGCGTTATTAGCAGTCCCGACGGTCGCGTTTCTCAACAACGCGATCCAGGTGCTGCTGGCTCCGGATCCATCTGCCGCAGCAGGCCAGCAGACCGGTGATGGTGGGGACGTCAGCCAAACCGAAACCGGATAACCCCAAAGAGAGCTGGGAGTGAGGCTTAGAGCCGTCCTTCGCGGCGCAGCAGATCCTGTGCGCTAACACCACCGCCGGCGCGACGGCGCTGGCGCGCATTGTCGCCTTGTCCTCGGGCGTTCAACTTCTCGGTGGCGGCTTCGGAGTCGTTGTCCGATGGCCGCATGATCGGCAGCGCTGTCGTCGGTTCTGCCGGATCGCTGGCGTTATCGCTGGAGCGGTTCGCTGCAACCGGCATGGCCCGCGTCCGACCGGCGGACGGTGGCGGGGTTGGTAACGAAGGTCGCGTTGCGGCGAGCGGCGCGGTCTGCACGCTTTGGCTGCTGGACACCGCTGTCGTGGTCGGGGCGTTGCCAGGCACCGACAGACGGGTCGTCGTCGCTTCCGCTGGTTGGCTCGGCCTCGTCTGTATCCGCGCGGTGCTCGCGCCAGCGGGCAGCTCCTGGGGCCGCTTGGTCTCCGGCCGGCTCGCCAGGCCCGGATGCGCCCGTCGCGACGGCTGCAGCGCGGCGGGGTGAGTGGGGTCATGCGGTGTGCGCGGCGCCGCAGCGACCAGGTTGGCCGCTGTGACCGGAGGTCGGACGGGACGCCCGTTGACAGTGAGCCGTCGGCGCTCGTCGGGCAGGTGAATTTCGCCCAGCCCGATGCGGTTTTGCAGGCGCCGAGCCCAGCGCGGCGCCCACCAGCAGTCGTCGCCGAGCAACTTCATTACCGACGGCACCAGGAACATACGCACTACGGTCGCGTCCAGCAGCAGCGCCGCCATCAGCCCGAAGGCCAGGTACTTCATCATCACCAGGTCAGAGAACACGAACGAACCGGCGACCACCGCAAGGACCAATGCGGCCGCCGTGATGAGGCGGCCGGTGGTCGCGGTGCCGATCCGGACGGCCTCCTGGGTCGACATGCCTTCTGCGCGTGCCTCCACCATCCGGGATACCAGGAACACTTCGTAGTCGGTCGCCAAGCCATAGCCGACCGCGACGACGAGAGCGATGATCACCACCATCAGCGGTGTCGGCGTGAAGTTCAGCCATTTGGAGAAGTGCCCGTCGACGAAGATCCACGTCAGGATGCCCATGGTGGACCCGAGCGTGAGCGCGCTCATCACCGCGGCCTTGATCGGCAACACGAAAGACCCGAACGCTAAGAACATCAACAGCATGGTGGTGGTAATCAGCACAACGACCATCAGCGGGGCCTGCGCAACCAGGCTGTGAATCGAATCCTGCTCGAGAGCCGGGGTGCCACCGACCGACACCGTGAGGCCCTTTGGTGGCGTGATGCTGCGCAGTTCGTTGATCTTCTTCGACGCGTCATTCGGGTTGATCAAGCCGTTCTGCAGGACCCGGACGGACGGATCCTTCGAGGCGCCCGGCGCCACGGTGCGCTCTTGCCACATGTTCGCGGGGTTGTTGTCCGGGTCGCTGAACCCGCTGATCGCCATCGCTTTGCTGCGAATGTCAGCGATCTCCTGGTCGGTGACGGGCTGGTGGTTGGTGGTCTGGATCACCAGTGTCAACGGGTTGGTGCGATAACCCGGGAAGAGTTGGTCGAAATGCTCCTGTGACTGCCGCACCGCGTTGTTGGGCGGCAGATATTTCTCGCTCATGCCGCCGAAAGAGAGGTTGCCCAGCGGGATAACTAGCAGGATCATGCCGACAACGATCGGGATGGCGAAAACCAGGGGCCGCTTCATCACGAAGTTGACGAGCTTGCCCCAGAAGCCAGCCTCGACTTCTTCGCGGGTCTTGGTCTTTTGCAGCCGGTCCGCGAGCCAATTGAGATAGGCGCGCGAAACCCGCCAGTTACGCAGGAAGGGCACCCGGAACAGGGTCCGCACGCCGAGTGCGTCGACATGTTTGCCCAAAACCGCCAAGCACGCGGGCAACAGCGTGATCGACAACAGAGCCGCCAGTGTCACCGCTGCGATGAGCGCATAGGTCAGCGACTTGACAAAGCCCTGCGGCAACAGCAGCAGGCTGGCTCCCGACGCGGCAATGAGCACTGCCGAGAAGGTCACCGTGCGCCCGGCCGTCATCACCGTGCGCCGCACCGCGGTCTCGGTGTCGTAGCCTTCCGCTATCTCCTCGCGGAACCGGCT is a genomic window containing:
- a CDS encoding AI-2E family transporter — translated: MLASLDDASVEPRVRKITAWAWRLLVILAAVVALLWVLKKLEVIVVPVLLALVISALLVPVVDWLDARGLPRGAAVSLVLLGGFAILGGILTFVISQFVVGLPDLTEQVTHSIDNTRKWLIEGPAHLRGEQIDNAGNAAIQALHNNQAKLTSGALSTAAAITELVTAAVLVLFTLIFFLYGGRDIWQYVAKIVPANVRDKVLEAGRAGYGSLIGYVRATFLVALTDAAGVGAGLAIMGVPLALPLASLVFLGAFIPLVGAVIAGFLAVVVALLAKGIVYALITLGLLVAVNQVETHLLQPLVMGRAVSIHPLAVVLAISTGGVLAGIVGALLAVPTVAFLNNAIQVLLAPDPSAAAGQQTGDGGDVSQTETG
- a CDS encoding MMPL family transporter, encoding MFAWWGRTVYRYRFIVIGVTVALCLCGGVFGLSLGKHVTQSGFYDNSSQSVQASILGDQVYGRDRSGHIVAIFHAPDGKTVNDPAWAKKITDELNQFQRDHSNKVMGWAGYLRAPDTTNTVVQGMATPDKKYTFVSIPLKGDDDDTILNNYKTIAPDLQKLDGGTVQLAGLDPIAEALTGTIATDQRRMEVLALPLVAVVLFLVFGGVIAACLPVMVGGLSIAGALGILRFIALFGPVHFFAQPVVSLIGLGIAVDYGLFVVSRFREEIAEGYDTETAVRRTVMTAGRTVTFSAVLIAASGASLLLLPQGFVKSLTYALIAAVTLAALLSITLLPACLAVLGKHVDALGVRTLFRVPFLRNWRVSRAYLNWLADRLQKTKTREEVEAGFWGKLVNFVMKRPLVFAIPIVVGMILLVIPLGNLSFGGMSEKYLPPNNAVRQSQEHFDQLFPGYRTNPLTLVIQTTNHQPVTDQEIADIRSKAMAISGFSDPDNNPANMWQERTVAPGASKDPSVRVLQNGLINPNDASKKINELRSITPPKGLTVSVGGTPALEQDSIHSLVAQAPLMVVVLITTTMLLMFLAFGSFVLPIKAAVMSALTLGSTMGILTWIFVDGHFSKWLNFTPTPLMVVIIALVVAVGYGLATDYEVFLVSRMVEARAEGMSTQEAVRIGTATTGRLITAAALVLAVVAGSFVFSDLVMMKYLAFGLMAALLLDATVVRMFLVPSVMKLLGDDCWWAPRWARRLQNRIGLGEIHLPDERRRLTVNGRPVRPPVTAANLVAAAPRTPHDPTHPAALQPSRRAHPGLASRPETKRPQELPAGASTARIQTRPSQPAEATTTRLSVPGNAPTTTAVSSSQSVQTAPLAATRPSLPTPPPSAGRTRAMPVAANRSSDNASDPAEPTTALPIMRPSDNDSEAATEKLNARGQGDNARQRRRAGGGVSAQDLLRREGRL